One segment of Mycolicibacterium baixiangningiae DNA contains the following:
- a CDS encoding helicase-related protein has product MATSRHGTGWLATLRELRHEHERATSRRAQMDYLRDLRNAKTLRAVVLEAFIELGEVAPDETEPHVEAPEPSKPAIVRKPSPPSPLPGDDVSTPVVDSPQDLNVAPGSIVVIRDEEWLVTSAEQGADGWLVLVRGLSELVAETTAAFYSSLDTIEVQDPSKAKVVADGSSGYRDSRLWLEALLRKTPVPYGDQALTVSTHMLADALAYQQAAVTKALDPQHIRPRILIADAVGLGKTLEIGMILAELVRRGRGERILVVTPKHVLEQMQHELWCRFALPFVRLDSTGIQKVRQKLPATRNPFTYFKRAIISIDTLKSPRYKAHLERQQWDAVVIDESHNLTNAGTQNNELARILAPNTEALILASATPHNGKEESFAELLRLLDPTVVHADGTFTKPDVESLLIRRHRHSPDVAAEVGSDWAERAEPVHLLVKPSPAEDAVAAELSQTWLHPRGKSSPYSGDTKALFPWTLAKAFLSSPAALAESIKQRRSKLDPGDPAQRAELTALTTLDELNAAAMQEQAGKFAALVKRLHDIGVGKKSSMRAVVFAERIATLTWLRDHLPAALGLAADNVAMLHGGLSDVEQQELVDSFKLETSPIRVLVTGDVASEGVNLHAQCHHLIHYDIPWSLIRIEQRNGRIDRYGQKHPPVISSLILEPSDPEFSGDLRVLSRLLERENQAHTTLGDVASLMGKHSVTEEENVIRNVLAKGATLEDAVRNADEVAAGEDLDAFFAQFDTDDDAPTTLPATPRQSLYPDDLTFLDEALHAAFHDMPHAAPDQGGIGWTVSAPHGIAELAPPRDLRQRLAQLPQNYLQHGRVLEKLKLATNTAVGNAQLRAAREGKGVNGTTWPEAHYLGPLHPVLDWASDRALTALGRNQVFIIRGEVETPTVLLMGTLTNKRGQLISRVFSTAVFPNPANTKFCMVEPLEDIAFLSTQTALRPGSSNPGPVANAERYQALIPIAVEHARREMRWVLDAQEAATTERLTQWRKRARRWHDDAEQLELFGAQRSRVGKLSQRINEEQRLADLLAPTQQLVRPLLVVVAADAPVAGKEF; this is encoded by the coding sequence GTGGCGACAAGCCGTCACGGGACCGGGTGGTTGGCGACGCTGCGCGAGCTACGCCACGAGCACGAACGCGCCACCAGCCGTCGCGCGCAGATGGACTATCTCCGCGACCTTCGGAACGCGAAGACCCTGCGTGCTGTCGTTCTCGAAGCGTTCATCGAGTTGGGCGAAGTAGCCCCCGACGAGACCGAGCCCCACGTCGAAGCACCAGAGCCCTCGAAACCCGCAATCGTCCGTAAGCCCAGCCCACCCTCACCACTTCCCGGAGATGACGTGTCCACCCCCGTTGTAGACAGCCCCCAAGACCTCAACGTCGCCCCTGGCTCGATCGTGGTCATCCGCGACGAAGAGTGGTTGGTCACTTCAGCGGAACAGGGCGCCGACGGTTGGTTGGTCCTGGTGCGTGGGCTTTCCGAGCTCGTCGCCGAGACCACCGCAGCGTTCTACTCGAGCCTCGACACGATCGAGGTTCAAGATCCGAGTAAGGCCAAGGTCGTGGCCGACGGCTCCTCCGGGTACCGCGACTCCCGGCTCTGGCTCGAAGCGCTGCTGCGCAAGACGCCGGTGCCCTACGGCGACCAGGCGCTGACGGTCTCGACGCACATGCTCGCCGACGCGCTGGCCTATCAACAGGCGGCAGTCACCAAGGCGCTCGATCCGCAGCACATCCGCCCTCGCATCCTGATCGCCGACGCGGTCGGGCTCGGTAAGACGCTGGAGATCGGCATGATCCTGGCCGAGTTGGTGCGCCGCGGGCGAGGTGAGCGCATTCTCGTCGTCACGCCCAAGCACGTGCTGGAGCAGATGCAGCACGAGCTGTGGTGTCGCTTCGCGCTCCCGTTCGTCCGGCTCGACTCGACGGGCATTCAGAAGGTTCGCCAGAAACTGCCGGCCACCCGCAACCCCTTCACGTACTTCAAGCGCGCCATCATCTCGATCGACACCCTGAAGAGCCCCCGCTACAAGGCTCACCTGGAACGCCAGCAGTGGGACGCGGTCGTCATCGACGAGTCGCACAACCTCACCAACGCCGGCACTCAGAACAACGAACTGGCCCGCATCCTCGCCCCGAACACCGAGGCGCTGATTCTGGCGTCGGCGACCCCGCACAACGGCAAGGAGGAGTCGTTCGCCGAACTGCTACGACTGCTCGACCCGACGGTCGTGCACGCCGACGGCACGTTCACCAAGCCCGACGTCGAGTCGTTGCTGATCCGCCGACACCGGCACAGCCCCGACGTCGCCGCCGAAGTCGGAAGCGACTGGGCCGAGCGCGCCGAGCCAGTGCACCTGCTGGTCAAACCGTCACCCGCTGAGGACGCCGTCGCCGCCGAGCTGTCACAGACCTGGCTGCACCCCCGGGGCAAGTCCTCGCCGTACTCCGGCGACACCAAGGCGCTGTTTCCCTGGACGTTGGCCAAGGCGTTCCTGTCGTCGCCGGCCGCACTCGCCGAGTCGATCAAGCAGCGCCGCAGCAAGCTCGATCCGGGCGACCCCGCCCAACGCGCCGAACTCACCGCTTTGACCACGCTGGACGAACTGAACGCCGCCGCGATGCAAGAACAAGCCGGCAAGTTCGCCGCACTGGTGAAGCGGCTCCACGACATCGGTGTGGGCAAGAAGTCCTCAATGCGAGCCGTGGTCTTCGCCGAGCGGATCGCGACGCTCACGTGGCTGCGCGACCACCTGCCCGCGGCCCTCGGTTTGGCCGCCGACAACGTCGCGATGCTGCACGGCGGCCTGTCCGACGTCGAGCAACAGGAACTCGTCGACAGCTTCAAGCTGGAGACTTCACCCATCCGGGTGCTGGTCACCGGGGACGTGGCCTCAGAGGGCGTGAACCTGCACGCCCAGTGTCATCACCTCATCCACTACGACATTCCGTGGAGCCTCATCCGCATCGAACAGCGCAATGGCCGCATCGACCGTTATGGGCAGAAGCACCCGCCGGTGATCTCGTCGCTGATCCTGGAACCGTCCGACCCGGAGTTCTCGGGCGACCTGCGGGTGCTGTCGCGCCTGCTGGAGCGAGAGAACCAGGCGCACACCACGCTTGGCGACGTAGCCTCGCTGATGGGCAAGCACAGCGTCACCGAGGAGGAAAACGTCATCCGTAACGTCCTCGCCAAGGGCGCGACGCTCGAAGACGCCGTCCGCAACGCCGACGAGGTCGCCGCCGGCGAGGATCTGGACGCGTTCTTCGCACAATTCGACACCGACGACGATGCTCCGACGACCCTGCCCGCGACACCGCGTCAGAGCCTGTACCCCGATGACCTGACGTTCCTGGATGAAGCCTTGCACGCGGCATTCCACGACATGCCACACGCCGCGCCCGACCAGGGCGGCATCGGCTGGACGGTTAGCGCGCCACACGGCATCGCCGAACTCGCCCCGCCGCGCGATCTGCGGCAACGGCTAGCGCAGCTCCCGCAGAACTATCTGCAGCACGGCCGGGTCTTGGAGAAGCTCAAACTCGCCACCAACACCGCGGTTGGCAACGCGCAACTGCGTGCAGCGCGAGAAGGCAAGGGCGTCAACGGCACCACCTGGCCCGAGGCGCACTACCTGGGCCCGCTGCACCCGGTGCTCGACTGGGCTAGCGACCGCGCGCTGACCGCACTGGGTCGTAACCAAGTGTTCATCATCCGCGGCGAGGTGGAAACACCGACAGTGCTCCTGATGGGCACGCTGACCAACAAACGGGGACAACTGATCTCGCGGGTGTTCTCCACCGCGGTGTTCCCCAATCCGGCCAACACCAAATTCTGCATGGTCGAACCGCTCGAGGACATCGCATTCCTCAGCACACAGACAGCGCTGCGCCCCGGCTCGTCGAACCCCGGCCCAGTGGCCAATGCGGAGCGCTATCAGGCCTTGATCCCCATCGCCGTCGAGCATGCCCGTCGGGAGATGCGCTGGGTGCTCGACGCGCAAGAGGCTGCGACCACCGAAAGACTGACGCAGTGGCGTAAACGCGCGCGGCGATGGCACGACGACGCCGAACAACTCGAACTATTCGGAGCGCAGCGTTCACGGGTAGGCAAGCTCAGCCAGCGCATCAACGAGGAACAGCGCCTGGCCGATCTGTTGGCACCGACCCAGCAGCTCGTGCGCCCGCTGCTCGTCGTCGTGGCCGCCGATGCGCCCGTCGCTGGAAAGGAATTCTGA
- a CDS encoding Eco57I restriction-modification methylase domain-containing protein encodes MPSYDSIVVGEDWISEHYFTTDSPRESFQGKVIELRKQWDAEAAEGRETVRRRLQAAAGELQTVLSTLDENPNGAAAAHQLIRTALGFPEPLTDYTGDRAGTEMRLPQARLAGVTSALFLQAAPVTTVDDLLDPDTGLLLDAGDEDNKPIVSVSKAVSAAFRADEPPAFVVVQAGQWVLLAEAQRWAEGRYLAVDLLVVTERREEKRGGELDRTAAILGRQALVPDADGNIWWTGVLEDSVKHTVGVSKDLREGIRLSIEIIANDVVRRRAAKDMPLDQIDAQQLAKHALRFLYRILFLLYAEASPELRVLPSGVPEYGEGYGLDRLRELTLTELVSPTAKSGTHLYQSLATLFRLVDKGHAPRGPEVDGADEPAPGLEFNELRADLFDRKATALIDEVGLSNEATQRVLQHLLLSKESKGRRGSDRGFISYAELGINQLGAVYEGLMSYTGFFAEEDLYEVAKNGDPEKGSWVVPVSRADHLSESDFVTTLDEARGESIPVVHAKGTFVFRLAGRERQQSASYYTPEVLTKFVVSQALEELLDQNDVRTTPEQILGLTVCEPALGSGAFAIEAVRQLAAEYLKRQQEDRHEVIDADRYQEELQKVKAHIALHQVYGVDLNATAVELAEISLWLETMVAGLQAPWFGLHLRRGNSLIGARRAVYAPTLLAKKAWLTTVPNDVPLGEEIGAGIHHFLLPSQGWGAVIDTPEAKTYAPDKREELRLWRNGIRGNPSATIRKRLAALAERVETLWGFTLRRLTIAESEIHRAIDVWGLESAKSSESAVTREQIEEVLQDENGAYRRLRRVMDAWCALWSWPLTTDIEPPDWDQWVGGLEAILGVSPKAGKFEKYGQTSLAGDLNWEELDLAEDTDRTFAQTLSIEKALGGFPWLTVAESITAEQGFFHWELDFAPVFARGGFDLQVGNPPWVKPDWDETAVLAEFDPWWRLVDKAAESTIRDKRESTLADASNRTILLDERSVQAALKEHLGSGVDRPFLTALQPDLYRGFMDRTWRSMAPAGIVGLIHPESHFTELRARNLRKESYRRLRRHWQFKNNAYIFREISDKRDFGVHIYGPSREVINFLQAGWLYNPSVLERSLNHDGSGPAPGVRDDEDNWDMRPHKQRIVRVDQSILKGWAALVDEPSIPPEEARMLYPVNRASAEVLDKIAAATRLGDIAFEVTRGWEEDRDRRLGYFRAESAVPREWSRVILQGPHLTVATPLYQQPNPNPKSRQDTALLDLDVLGEDFIPRTSYQVAKPLAEYSAAYPKWHGDPSSSYFRLVWRRMADSATVRTLHAAVIPPGPCHVFLLWSALLPDLRDTAVAAGIWASLPVDFFAKVAGVSDFTLNVVSRIPHVRGHGLESHLILRALRLNCLIGPYSPMWEELYDGEWQRDSWVPHIGVDYSGRTPLGGVKPEWEWATPLRRAADRRQALVEIDAIVAIMLGITAEELLTIYRTQFPVLQKYERDALYDANGRQLPGKLASEYRKKGTVKAEDLTVNGVTYIEPFVGVDRERDMELAHKHFSALVGEL; translated from the coding sequence GTGCCCTCCTACGATTCCATCGTCGTCGGCGAAGACTGGATCAGCGAGCATTACTTCACCACCGATTCGCCACGGGAGTCCTTCCAGGGCAAGGTGATCGAGTTGCGCAAGCAGTGGGATGCCGAAGCCGCCGAAGGGCGGGAGACGGTGCGACGCCGGCTGCAGGCTGCGGCCGGTGAACTGCAGACGGTGCTGTCGACGCTGGACGAGAACCCCAACGGTGCGGCAGCGGCCCACCAGCTGATCCGGACCGCCCTCGGCTTTCCCGAACCGTTGACCGACTACACCGGCGACCGTGCCGGAACCGAGATGCGGCTTCCGCAGGCCCGGCTCGCCGGCGTGACAAGCGCACTGTTCCTGCAAGCGGCGCCCGTCACCACCGTCGACGATCTGCTTGACCCGGATACCGGCCTGCTGCTGGACGCGGGGGACGAGGACAACAAGCCCATCGTCTCAGTGTCGAAAGCGGTGTCTGCGGCGTTCCGCGCCGACGAGCCGCCGGCGTTCGTCGTGGTGCAGGCCGGCCAGTGGGTGCTGCTGGCTGAGGCGCAGCGGTGGGCGGAAGGGCGGTACCTGGCGGTCGATCTGCTGGTGGTCACCGAGCGCCGTGAGGAGAAGCGCGGCGGCGAACTTGACCGGACCGCAGCGATTCTCGGTCGGCAAGCTTTGGTGCCCGACGCCGACGGCAACATCTGGTGGACGGGTGTTCTCGAAGACTCGGTCAAGCACACCGTCGGGGTGTCCAAGGACCTGCGCGAGGGCATCCGGCTGTCCATCGAGATCATCGCCAACGATGTGGTGCGGCGCCGCGCCGCCAAGGACATGCCACTCGATCAGATCGACGCCCAACAACTGGCCAAGCACGCGCTGCGCTTCCTCTACCGAATCCTGTTCCTGCTCTACGCCGAAGCCTCCCCGGAGCTACGGGTGCTGCCATCGGGCGTACCGGAATACGGCGAGGGCTACGGCCTGGACCGGCTGCGGGAACTCACCCTCACCGAACTAGTCTCGCCGACCGCGAAGTCGGGCACCCACCTCTATCAGTCGTTAGCGACGCTGTTCCGCCTAGTCGACAAAGGCCATGCCCCGCGCGGGCCCGAGGTCGACGGCGCTGACGAGCCGGCGCCCGGGCTGGAGTTCAACGAGTTGCGCGCCGACCTCTTCGATCGGAAGGCCACGGCGCTCATCGACGAGGTGGGTCTGAGCAACGAGGCTACCCAGCGTGTGCTGCAACATCTGCTGCTGTCCAAAGAGTCGAAGGGACGCAGGGGATCCGACCGCGGCTTCATCTCCTACGCCGAACTCGGCATCAACCAGCTCGGTGCGGTGTACGAGGGGCTGATGTCGTACACCGGCTTCTTCGCTGAAGAGGACCTCTACGAGGTCGCTAAGAACGGTGACCCGGAGAAGGGATCGTGGGTGGTCCCGGTGTCGCGGGCGGATCACCTCTCGGAGTCGGACTTCGTGACGACGCTCGACGAGGCGAGGGGCGAGAGCATCCCCGTCGTCCACGCGAAGGGCACCTTCGTCTTCCGGCTCGCGGGACGCGAGCGTCAGCAGTCGGCGTCGTACTACACGCCCGAAGTGCTGACGAAGTTCGTCGTGTCCCAGGCGCTCGAAGAACTGCTGGACCAGAACGACGTGCGCACCACCCCGGAGCAGATCCTCGGGTTGACCGTCTGCGAGCCGGCTCTGGGCTCGGGTGCGTTCGCGATCGAGGCGGTGCGGCAACTCGCCGCCGAGTACCTCAAACGCCAGCAGGAAGATCGTCACGAGGTCATCGACGCCGACAGGTACCAGGAGGAATTGCAGAAGGTGAAGGCGCACATCGCCCTTCACCAGGTGTACGGGGTTGACCTCAACGCGACGGCGGTCGAACTGGCCGAGATCTCGCTGTGGCTGGAGACCATGGTCGCCGGCTTGCAAGCACCTTGGTTCGGCCTGCACCTGCGCCGCGGCAACTCGCTGATCGGGGCCCGTCGGGCGGTCTACGCGCCCACCCTGCTGGCCAAGAAGGCCTGGCTGACGACGGTGCCGAACGACGTCCCGCTGGGTGAAGAGATCGGTGCGGGCATCCACCACTTCCTGTTGCCGTCACAAGGCTGGGGCGCGGTGATCGACACCCCCGAAGCCAAGACGTACGCGCCGGACAAACGCGAAGAACTGCGCCTGTGGCGCAACGGGATTCGCGGCAACCCCAGCGCAACGATCAGGAAAAGGCTGGCCGCGCTAGCTGAACGCGTCGAGACGCTGTGGGGGTTCACGCTACGCCGTTTGACCATTGCTGAGTCCGAGATCCACCGGGCCATCGACGTCTGGGGCCTTGAGTCCGCGAAGTCGTCTGAATCGGCGGTTACACGCGAGCAGATCGAAGAGGTGCTGCAGGACGAGAACGGCGCATATCGACGTCTGCGCCGCGTGATGGACGCCTGGTGTGCACTCTGGTCGTGGCCGCTGACAACCGACATCGAGCCGCCCGACTGGGACCAATGGGTTGGCGGGCTTGAAGCCATCCTCGGTGTATCTCCGAAGGCCGGCAAGTTCGAGAAGTACGGGCAGACCAGCCTTGCCGGCGACCTCAATTGGGAGGAACTCGACCTCGCGGAGGACACCGATCGCACGTTCGCACAGACACTTTCGATCGAGAAAGCCCTCGGCGGATTTCCCTGGCTGACGGTCGCGGAGTCGATCACCGCGGAGCAAGGCTTCTTCCACTGGGAGCTGGACTTCGCACCGGTGTTCGCGCGAGGTGGCTTTGATCTGCAGGTAGGCAATCCACCGTGGGTAAAACCGGACTGGGACGAGACGGCGGTTCTGGCAGAGTTCGACCCCTGGTGGCGGTTAGTGGACAAGGCGGCTGAGTCGACGATTCGCGACAAGCGGGAGTCGACGCTAGCGGATGCATCCAACCGAACCATTCTTCTCGACGAACGGTCGGTCCAGGCGGCACTGAAGGAACATCTCGGATCGGGCGTCGACCGACCGTTTCTGACGGCCCTGCAGCCCGACCTGTATCGCGGTTTTATGGACCGAACGTGGCGCTCCATGGCGCCGGCGGGAATTGTGGGATTAATCCATCCGGAGAGTCACTTCACGGAGCTCCGGGCGAGAAATCTGCGCAAGGAATCATATCGTCGGCTGCGGCGGCACTGGCAGTTCAAGAATAACGCTTACATCTTTCGCGAGATCAGCGACAAGCGAGACTTCGGTGTCCACATCTATGGACCCTCTCGCGAAGTAATCAACTTCTTGCAGGCGGGCTGGTTGTATAACCCAAGCGTGCTTGAACGGTCACTCAATCATGATGGCTCAGGCCCGGCGCCGGGTGTGCGTGATGACGAAGACAATTGGGACATGCGTCCACACAAGCAGCGCATCGTCCGTGTCGACCAGTCGATTCTCAAGGGTTGGGCGGCACTTGTTGATGAGCCTAGTATTCCACCCGAAGAAGCGCGCATGCTTTACCCAGTGAACCGCGCCAGCGCCGAGGTGCTCGATAAAATCGCAGCCGCAACGCGATTGGGTGATATTGCGTTCGAGGTGACTCGTGGATGGGAAGAAGACCGCGACCGTAGACTCGGTTACTTTCGCGCGGAGTCTGCTGTCCCCAGAGAATGGTCGAGGGTAATCCTGCAGGGTCCGCACCTGACTGTGGCGACGCCGTTGTATCAGCAACCGAATCCGAACCCTAAGAGCCGTCAAGATACTGCGCTGCTTGACCTCGATGTCCTCGGTGAGGATTTCATTCCGCGTACCAGCTACCAGGTCGCAAAGCCGCTCGCCGAATACTCTGCCGCCTATCCGAAGTGGCACGGCGATCCCAGCTCGTCTTACTTCCGGTTGGTGTGGCGGCGGATGGCTGACTCCGCGACCGTGAGAACCCTTCATGCGGCGGTTATCCCGCCCGGACCGTGCCACGTTTTTCTTCTTTGGTCTGCCCTGTTGCCCGACCTTCGCGACACCGCTGTGGCTGCGGGAATATGGGCATCGTTGCCGGTCGACTTCTTCGCGAAAGTTGCTGGGGTATCGGATTTCACTCTTAATGTTGTTAGTCGCATACCGCATGTTCGCGGCCATGGTCTCGAATCTCATCTGATTCTTCGTGCCCTGCGGCTTAACTGCCTTATCGGCCCGTACTCGCCGATGTGGGAAGAGTTGTACGACGGGGAGTGGCAACGCGATTCCTGGGTGCCGCACATCGGCGTCGACTACTCCGGTCGCACCCCACTGGGCGGCGTCAAACCCGAGTGGGAGTGGGCGACGCCTCTCCGCCGCGCTGCTGACCGTCGCCAGGCTCTTGTGGAGATCGATGCGATTGTGGCGATCATGCTCGGCATCACTGCTGAGGAGTTGCTCACGATCTACCGCACTCAGTTCCCGGTGCTACAGAAGTACGAACGTGACGCACTTTATGACGCGAATGGACGCCAACTACCAGGCAAGCTGGCGTCGGAGTATCGCAAGAAGGGAACGGTTAAGGCTGAAGACCTCACCGTTAACGGCGTCACCTACATCGAGCCCTTCGTCGGGGTAGATCGAGAACGCGATATGGAATTGGCGCACAAGCACTTCAGCGCTCTAGTTGGAGAGCTGTAG